A single region of the Halopiger xanaduensis SH-6 genome encodes:
- the map gene encoding type II methionyl aminopeptidase — protein sequence MAESDEEVDLESEKYEKHREAGRILAQVREEAADRVEVGASHLEVAEYAEDRIRELGGEPAFPVNISIDEEAAHATPSIDDDTTFGEEMVNLDIGVHVDGWLADTAITVDLSGNPELAEASEQALEAALEVVEPGVETGEIGAEIEDVIDGYGYNPVVNLTGHGLGHWEQHTSPNIPNRAVSQGATLEVGDVVAIEPFATDGGGKVTEGASEEIFALEHEGTVRNRQARAALDQITEEFRTLPFATRWLETDRPEMALRRLKRNDIVHGYPVLKEDDGYLVSQKEHTVIVTEDGCEVTTKDENE from the coding sequence ATGGCCGAATCCGACGAGGAGGTGGACCTCGAGTCCGAGAAGTACGAGAAACACCGCGAAGCGGGCCGAATTCTCGCGCAGGTACGCGAGGAGGCGGCCGACCGCGTCGAGGTCGGTGCGAGCCACCTCGAGGTCGCCGAGTACGCCGAAGATCGAATCCGCGAACTCGGCGGCGAGCCGGCGTTCCCGGTCAACATCTCGATCGACGAGGAAGCCGCCCACGCCACGCCGTCGATCGACGACGACACCACCTTCGGCGAGGAGATGGTGAACCTGGACATCGGCGTCCACGTCGACGGCTGGCTCGCGGACACCGCGATCACCGTCGACCTCTCGGGCAATCCCGAACTGGCCGAAGCCTCGGAACAAGCGCTGGAGGCCGCCCTCGAGGTCGTCGAACCGGGCGTCGAGACCGGCGAGATCGGCGCCGAGATCGAGGACGTCATCGACGGCTACGGCTACAACCCCGTCGTCAACCTCACCGGGCACGGGCTGGGCCACTGGGAACAGCACACCAGTCCCAACATCCCCAACCGCGCCGTCTCGCAGGGCGCGACGCTCGAGGTCGGCGACGTCGTCGCCATCGAACCGTTCGCGACCGACGGCGGCGGCAAGGTCACCGAGGGCGCCAGCGAGGAGATTTTCGCGCTCGAGCACGAGGGGACCGTTCGGAATCGCCAAGCCCGCGCAGCGCTCGACCAGATCACCGAGGAATTCCGGACGCTGCCGTTCGCGACGCGCTGGCTCGAGACGGATCGCCCGGAGATGGCGCTGCGACGGCTCAAGCGAAACGATATCGTCCACGGCTACCCCGTGCTCAAGGAGGACGACGGCTACCTCGTCAGTCAGAAGGAACACACCGTCATCGTCACCGAAGACGGCTGTGAGGTAACGACGAAGGACGAAAACGAGTAG
- a CDS encoding isoaspartyl peptidase/L-asparaginase has product MQLLVHGGAGSEPDEPAPRAAVLERAAETGAERSTPVDAVEAAVNVLESSPRFNAGVGSAVQSDGEIRTDAGIMTDDRSVGAACSMPGVERAISVARVVMAETPHGFVSGEHAVSLAEAFDIETGVDLWADRTRERWADLEPPTGGTTAELEWVRERYGRSESDPDGRDHDDGRDRASNDPQDHDTVGAVAVDGDALAAATSTGGRWLALAGRVGDVPQVGAGFYCSPAAAASATGAGEDIARVTLSRRVASHVERGLDAQAAAETAIEEFGELTGSSAGVIAVDAEGRLGSAYNSAAMQTARAER; this is encoded by the coding sequence ATGCAGCTACTCGTCCACGGCGGCGCCGGCAGCGAGCCCGACGAGCCGGCGCCCAGAGCGGCGGTCCTCGAGCGCGCGGCCGAAACCGGCGCGGAGCGATCGACGCCGGTCGACGCGGTCGAAGCAGCGGTGAACGTCCTCGAGTCCTCGCCGCGGTTCAACGCGGGCGTCGGCAGCGCCGTCCAGAGCGACGGCGAGATCCGGACGGATGCGGGGATCATGACCGACGACCGATCGGTCGGCGCGGCCTGCTCGATGCCCGGCGTCGAGCGGGCGATCAGCGTCGCCCGCGTCGTCATGGCGGAGACGCCCCACGGGTTCGTCTCGGGCGAGCACGCCGTCTCGCTGGCCGAGGCGTTCGATATCGAGACCGGCGTCGACCTCTGGGCGGACCGCACGCGCGAGCGGTGGGCCGACCTCGAGCCGCCGACCGGCGGGACGACGGCGGAACTCGAGTGGGTCCGCGAGCGGTACGGCCGGTCGGAATCGGACCCCGACGGCCGCGATCACGACGACGGACGAGATCGGGCGAGCAACGATCCGCAGGACCACGATACCGTCGGCGCGGTCGCAGTCGACGGCGACGCCCTCGCGGCGGCGACCTCGACCGGCGGCCGGTGGCTCGCGCTCGCCGGCCGGGTCGGCGACGTCCCGCAAGTCGGCGCCGGCTTCTACTGTTCGCCCGCCGCGGCCGCGAGCGCGACGGGCGCGGGCGAGGACATCGCTCGAGTCACCCTCTCGCGTCGGGTCGCGAGTCACGTCGAACGCGGCCTCGACGCGCAGGCGGCGGCCGAGACGGCGATCGAGGAGTTCGGCGAACTGACCGGCTCGAGCGCCGGCGTCATCGCCGTCGACGCGGAGGGAAGGCTCGGTTCGGCGTACAACAGTGCGGCGATGCAAACGGCGCGAGCGGAACGCTAA
- a CDS encoding GNAT family N-acetyltransferase: MTAVRVADDEHRRADAFAVRQTVFVEEQGVDEDLEYDEHDEPDADAVHFVAYAGGQPVGAARLREYETDDGDVVGKVERVAVLESHREAGVGRELMDATEAAARERGFGAIKLHAQMRVEGFYRSLGYESRGEEFEEAGIPHVEMRKSLD; the protein is encoded by the coding sequence ATGACTGCCGTACGCGTTGCCGACGACGAGCACCGACGAGCGGACGCGTTCGCCGTCCGACAAACCGTCTTCGTCGAGGAACAGGGCGTCGACGAGGACCTCGAGTACGACGAACACGACGAACCGGACGCGGACGCCGTCCACTTCGTCGCCTACGCCGGCGGCCAGCCGGTCGGGGCCGCGCGGCTCCGCGAGTACGAGACCGACGACGGTGATGTCGTCGGCAAAGTCGAACGCGTCGCCGTCCTCGAGTCCCACCGCGAGGCCGGCGTCGGCCGCGAACTAATGGATGCTACTGAAGCGGCGGCTCGAGAACGCGGGTTCGGGGCGATCAAACTCCACGCGCAGATGCGCGTCGAGGGATTCTACCGCTCGCTCGGCTACGAGTCGCGGGGCGAGGAGTTCGAAGAGGCCGGCATTCCGCACGTCGAGATGCGCAAGTCGCTGGACTGA
- a CDS encoding DUF5817 domain-containing protein, producing MYAVVGCSECSNLWIIEGRSETTQCPRCGARKAYEKRKKFVETDDAGHARDVRASMLANRQGEGEAFAELDSFDALEDEVADGVVDDEEYLEQSGLDVDAVEAAGERDPRGPTRSGSKQEIIREALRELERPTEDEVVEYAGERGVSADDVRTGLEKLTRRGDVSESRGRYRLL from the coding sequence ATGTACGCCGTCGTCGGCTGTAGCGAGTGTTCGAACCTCTGGATCATCGAAGGGCGGTCGGAGACGACCCAGTGTCCCCGCTGCGGCGCCCGAAAGGCCTACGAGAAGCGCAAGAAGTTCGTCGAGACCGACGACGCCGGCCACGCCCGGGACGTGCGCGCCTCGATGCTCGCGAACCGGCAAGGGGAGGGCGAGGCCTTCGCCGAACTGGACTCGTTCGACGCCCTCGAGGACGAGGTGGCCGACGGCGTCGTCGACGACGAAGAATACCTCGAGCAGTCCGGGCTGGACGTCGACGCGGTCGAAGCCGCCGGCGAGCGCGATCCGCGCGGGCCGACCCGCAGCGGCAGCAAGCAGGAGATCATCCGCGAGGCGCTGCGGGAACTCGAGCGGCCGACGGAGGACGAGGTCGTCGAGTACGCCGGCGAGCGCGGCGTTTCAGCCGATGACGTTCGGACGGGGCTCGAGAAACTGACGCGACGCGGCGACGTCAGCGAGAGTCGCGGGCGGTACCGACTGTTGTAA
- a CDS encoding cupin domain-containing protein, which yields MERVSLADLEAAEAADGVHLALMAGSESMNVQHFEIEAGATVEEHSHPHEQTGFIYEGELTFLTEDDEITCGPGDSYAIPGDQPHAAENRGDEPVRGVDIFSPPRENPSWQDE from the coding sequence ATGGAACGCGTCTCACTCGCTGACCTCGAGGCCGCGGAGGCGGCCGACGGCGTCCACCTGGCGCTGATGGCCGGCTCCGAGTCGATGAACGTCCAGCACTTCGAGATCGAAGCCGGCGCGACGGTCGAGGAGCACAGCCACCCCCACGAACAGACCGGCTTCATCTACGAGGGCGAACTGACCTTCCTGACCGAGGATGACGAGATCACCTGCGGGCCCGGCGATTCCTACGCGATTCCGGGCGACCAGCCCCACGCCGCCGAGAACCGCGGCGACGAACCGGTCCGCGGCGTCGACATCTTCAGCCCGCCGCGGGAGAATCCGAGCTGGCAGGACGAATAG
- the icd gene encoding isocitrate dehydrogenase (NADP(+)) has protein sequence MSYDKIEVPDDGEKITLKEGTEDEIEVPDNPIIPILHGDGIGKDVGPAAQEVLEAAAEATGREINWMRVYAGESAREKYGEDVNLPDETVEAIKEHRVAIKGPLTTPVGAGFRSLNVALRQTLDLYANVRPTYYLDGVPSPMSEPEQMDMVTFRENTEDVYAGIEWEEGTEEVEQVRDFIENEMGFDSTIHDGPVGIGIKPITEKGSKRLVREAIDYALEHDRDKVTLVHKGNIMKFTEGQFSEWGMEVADEEYPDDEVFAAPDSLWEEQDDIDIPEGAVMVEERLADAMLQWMQLRTDEFDVLAMPNLNGDYLSDAAGAQIGGLGIAPGGNFGKGRMLAEPVHGSAPKRAGQDMANPTAMILSGRLMFDYLGWDDAADLIRDAVEETISSGKVTYDLERQLEDAEKLATSDYTAEVVDNIEKLS, from the coding sequence ATGAGCTACGACAAGATCGAGGTCCCTGACGACGGGGAAAAGATTACGCTGAAAGAGGGTACCGAAGACGAGATCGAGGTGCCCGACAACCCGATCATCCCGATTCTCCACGGCGACGGGATCGGGAAGGACGTCGGCCCCGCCGCACAGGAGGTCCTCGAGGCCGCCGCCGAGGCGACCGGACGCGAGATCAACTGGATGCGCGTCTACGCCGGCGAGTCCGCGCGCGAGAAGTACGGGGAAGACGTCAACCTCCCCGACGAGACGGTCGAAGCCATCAAGGAACACCGCGTCGCGATCAAGGGCCCGCTCACGACGCCCGTGGGCGCCGGCTTCCGCTCGCTGAACGTCGCGCTGCGCCAGACGCTCGACCTCTACGCGAACGTCCGACCGACCTACTATCTGGACGGCGTTCCGTCGCCGATGTCCGAGCCCGAACAGATGGACATGGTGACCTTCCGTGAGAACACCGAGGACGTCTACGCCGGCATCGAGTGGGAGGAAGGCACCGAGGAAGTCGAGCAGGTTCGGGACTTCATCGAGAACGAGATGGGCTTCGACTCGACCATCCACGACGGCCCCGTCGGCATCGGCATCAAGCCGATCACCGAGAAGGGCTCGAAGCGCCTCGTCCGCGAGGCCATCGACTACGCCCTCGAGCACGACCGCGACAAGGTCACGCTCGTCCACAAGGGCAACATCATGAAGTTCACCGAAGGGCAGTTCTCCGAGTGGGGTATGGAGGTCGCCGACGAGGAGTACCCCGACGACGAGGTCTTCGCCGCGCCCGACTCGCTGTGGGAGGAGCAGGACGACATCGACATCCCCGAGGGCGCCGTCATGGTCGAGGAGCGCCTCGCCGACGCGATGCTCCAGTGGATGCAGCTGCGCACTGACGAGTTCGACGTGCTCGCCATGCCGAACCTCAACGGCGACTACCTCTCCGACGCCGCGGGCGCCCAGATCGGCGGCCTCGGCATCGCGCCGGGCGGCAACTTCGGCAAGGGCCGCATGCTCGCCGAACCCGTCCACGGCTCCGCGCCCAAGCGCGCCGGCCAGGACATGGCCAACCCGACTGCAATGATCCTCTCCGGCCGTCTCATGTTCGACTACCTCGGCTGGGACGACGCCGCCGACCTCATCCGCGACGCCGTCGAGGAGACCATCTCCTCCGGCAAGGTCACCTACGACCTCGAGCGCCAGCTCGAGGACGCCGAAAAGCTCGCGACCAGCGACTACACGGCGGAAGTCGTCGACAACATCGAGAAGCTTTCGTAG
- a CDS encoding NRAMP family divalent metal transporter: MATETHSERWTGGRIGRFLRRLGPTWLAGAIAAGPATMASLVVAGASYGYALLWVVLLSAVLGATGQYLAMRLGLLTEKGIVAVVEEHLGSFWAWVLVIDAVLAAGLAQLAIMLTLADVSATIVGSVGIGIAALADPRFWGVGWAVILALGLAGGGYRIAELGAKVLVSLVVLAFVASALVAPIDPAAAATGLVPEIPGSGLGGAAVAAGILGGAVHITLLTMQSYTMGARGWTERDRDIATFDVVSSMLVAFGVFSLAVFLVAASILPEAGVDPGTVDEIQAAQALEPVAGEYAMWIFLLGLWGAAVSTLGGNTIVPPYLLADKLGWERSVDDPRYRGALVAVALASAAGAFLQGAFLQVLVLVLAFGLVGTPFALAVILYLLNDPDVVSAPKTNSLLENLGGLVLFGVAAALAGEFVLEELQTATEPASAFVIVFAAAMALAIVGLAGKYARERLLE, encoded by the coding sequence ATGGCAACCGAGACGCATTCAGAGCGGTGGACGGGCGGACGAATCGGACGGTTTCTAAGACGGCTGGGACCGACCTGGCTCGCCGGCGCGATCGCGGCCGGTCCGGCGACGATGGCCAGCCTCGTCGTCGCGGGGGCGAGCTACGGCTACGCGCTGCTGTGGGTCGTCCTCCTTTCGGCGGTGCTGGGCGCGACCGGCCAGTACCTCGCGATGCGACTGGGGCTGTTGACCGAGAAGGGGATCGTCGCGGTCGTCGAGGAGCACCTCGGCTCGTTCTGGGCGTGGGTGCTCGTGATCGACGCCGTCCTCGCGGCGGGGCTGGCGCAACTCGCGATCATGCTGACGCTGGCGGACGTGAGCGCGACGATCGTCGGCAGCGTCGGGATCGGAATCGCCGCGCTGGCCGATCCCCGGTTCTGGGGCGTCGGATGGGCCGTAATCCTCGCGCTCGGGCTGGCCGGCGGGGGCTACCGGATCGCCGAACTGGGCGCCAAGGTGCTCGTCTCGCTGGTCGTCCTCGCGTTCGTCGCGTCGGCGCTCGTCGCGCCGATCGATCCGGCCGCGGCAGCGACCGGGCTCGTCCCCGAAATTCCGGGCTCGGGTCTCGGCGGCGCGGCCGTCGCCGCCGGCATCCTCGGCGGCGCGGTCCACATCACGCTGCTGACGATGCAGAGCTACACGATGGGCGCCCGCGGCTGGACCGAACGCGACCGCGACATCGCGACCTTCGACGTCGTCAGCTCGATGCTGGTCGCGTTCGGCGTCTTCAGCCTCGCCGTCTTCCTCGTCGCGGCGAGTATCCTCCCGGAGGCCGGCGTCGACCCCGGAACGGTCGATGAAATTCAAGCGGCTCAGGCGCTCGAGCCGGTCGCCGGCGAGTACGCGATGTGGATCTTCCTGCTCGGGCTCTGGGGCGCCGCGGTGTCGACGCTCGGTGGCAACACGATCGTCCCGCCGTACCTGCTGGCCGACAAACTCGGCTGGGAGCGGTCCGTCGACGACCCGCGCTACCGCGGGGCGCTGGTCGCCGTCGCGCTCGCCTCCGCCGCCGGCGCGTTCCTGCAGGGCGCGTTCCTGCAGGTGCTCGTCCTCGTGCTGGCCTTCGGCCTCGTCGGGACGCCGTTCGCGCTGGCCGTGATCCTCTACCTGCTGAATGATCCTGACGTCGTCTCCGCACCGAAGACGAACTCGCTCCTCGAGAACCTCGGTGGCCTCGTCCTGTTCGGCGTCGCGGCTGCCCTCGCGGGCGAGTTCGTCCTCGAGGAACTGCAGACGGCGACCGAACCGGCCTCGGCGTTCGTGATCGTCTTCGCGGCGGCGATGGCGCTGGCGATCGTCGGTCTTGCCGGGAAGTACGCTCGAGAACGGCTTCTCGAGTGA
- a CDS encoding HIT family protein yields MEQVFAPWRIEWIRRDEKNADVEDCVFCEFPEQHDDRENLLVARSEHAFVMLNNYPYNPGHVMVIPRAHTGDYGELEDEQLLDHARLKQRTFDALEDALEPDGFNAGLNLGDGAGGSIDDHLHTHVVPRWEGDTNFMPVISDTAVIVEALEDTYDNLHEAFAAQDGAVVSDADSAVVFE; encoded by the coding sequence ATGGAGCAGGTGTTCGCACCGTGGCGGATCGAGTGGATCAGACGCGACGAGAAAAACGCCGACGTCGAGGACTGCGTCTTCTGCGAGTTCCCCGAGCAGCACGACGACCGGGAAAACCTGCTCGTCGCGCGCAGCGAGCACGCCTTCGTCATGCTGAACAACTACCCCTACAACCCGGGCCACGTGATGGTCATTCCCCGCGCCCACACCGGCGACTACGGCGAGCTCGAGGACGAACAGCTGCTCGACCACGCCCGGTTGAAACAGCGCACGTTCGACGCCCTCGAGGACGCCCTCGAACCCGACGGGTTCAACGCCGGACTCAATCTCGGCGACGGCGCCGGCGGCTCGATCGACGATCATCTACACACCCACGTCGTCCCGCGCTGGGAGGGCGACACGAACTTCATGCCCGTCATCAGCGATACCGCCGTTATCGTCGAGGCGCTCGAGGACACGTACGACAATCTCCACGAGGCGTTCGCGGCACAGGACGGGGCGGTCGTTTCGGACGCGGACAGCGCCGTCGTCTTCGAGTGA
- a CDS encoding nucleotidyltransferase domain-containing protein: protein MTAVPTHVHETIDDRLAALEQRHDVTVAFAVARGSHAWGAASPESDYDVGFVYVPDDLRTYAHLEGASETITDSGGDVEFQGLNVRKFAGLLADSNEGAIDLLRSPVRYRVLYDPDDLMEYITRAYNPIECYHDWRAIAANNYRKYLSDHLVRSDDAIFPILERTENGYVVEAADSDTGTMTIAADDERFEETRTRPTVKRNLTVFRAAMYARYLKETGERGDHNLPAIDFEKFLAEQAPAVFDADRIDRAQTLLERKRRGEGGVRVGDRVGREFAHPPKRIDPAVHVRDGPDCERLNAFIDDVIEAVR, encoded by the coding sequence ATGACAGCCGTTCCGACGCACGTCCACGAGACAATCGACGACCGTCTCGCAGCCCTCGAGCAGCGCCACGACGTCACCGTCGCGTTCGCGGTCGCCCGCGGCAGTCACGCGTGGGGCGCCGCGAGCCCGGAGAGCGACTACGACGTCGGCTTCGTCTACGTCCCCGACGACCTCCGGACCTACGCACACCTCGAGGGAGCGAGCGAGACGATCACCGACAGCGGTGGCGACGTCGAGTTCCAGGGACTGAACGTCCGCAAGTTCGCGGGGTTGCTCGCCGACTCCAACGAGGGCGCGATCGATCTCCTACGGAGTCCGGTTCGGTACCGCGTCCTGTACGACCCCGACGATCTGATGGAGTACATTACGCGTGCGTACAACCCGATCGAGTGCTACCACGACTGGCGGGCGATCGCCGCGAACAACTACCGGAAGTACCTCTCCGACCACCTGGTCCGCAGCGACGACGCGATCTTTCCGATCCTCGAGCGAACCGAGAACGGTTACGTCGTCGAAGCCGCTGACAGCGACACCGGGACGATGACGATCGCGGCCGACGACGAGCGATTCGAGGAAACGCGGACCCGGCCGACGGTGAAACGGAACCTCACGGTCTTCCGCGCGGCGATGTACGCTCGCTATTTGAAGGAAACCGGCGAGCGCGGCGACCACAACCTGCCGGCGATCGACTTCGAGAAGTTCCTGGCCGAGCAGGCGCCGGCGGTCTTCGATGCCGATCGAATCGATCGGGCGCAGACGCTGCTCGAGCGGAAGCGCCGCGGAGAGGGCGGCGTCCGCGTCGGCGATCGGGTCGGACGCGAGTTCGCCCACCCGCCGAAGCGGATCGATCCCGCAGTACACGTGCGGGACGGCCCCGATTGCGAACGACTGAACGCGTTCATCGACGACGTGATCGAAGCGGTGCGATGA
- the hmgA gene encoding hydroxymethylglutaryl-CoA reductase (NADPH) — translation MTSDSDADPDPSTLADRVQSGDLRIHELEEHADYDAAAEARRLLVERETDADLEAVGDYTFDAEQADPNIENMIGAAQVPMGVVGPVPIDGGAADGEHYLPLATTEGALLASVNRGLSVIRSAGGADARVTKNGMTRAPVFRVDGVAEAAEVVEWVDDNTDALREAAESTTSHGELIDVEPYVVGDSVYLRFAYDTKDAMGMNMATIATGEACEVVENETPADLVALSGNLCSDKKPAAVNAVEGRGRSVTADVVIPGELVEERLHTTAEAIVEANTRKNLTGSAKAGSLGFNAHAANVVAAAFLATGQDEAQVVEGANAITTMDTRGSEDGGPADLYASVSLASLEVGTVGGGTKLPTQAEALDILGLRGGGDPPGSNADALAEIIAVGALAGELSLLAALSSRHLASAHEDLGR, via the coding sequence ATGACCAGCGATTCGGACGCCGATCCCGACCCGTCAACCCTCGCCGACCGGGTCCAGAGTGGCGACCTCCGCATCCACGAACTCGAGGAGCACGCCGACTACGACGCCGCCGCCGAAGCCCGCCGGCTGCTCGTCGAGCGGGAAACCGACGCCGACCTCGAGGCGGTCGGCGATTACACGTTCGACGCCGAGCAGGCCGACCCGAACATCGAGAACATGATCGGCGCGGCGCAGGTGCCGATGGGCGTCGTCGGCCCCGTGCCGATTGACGGCGGCGCAGCTGACGGCGAACACTACCTCCCGCTCGCGACGACGGAGGGCGCGCTGCTGGCGTCCGTGAATCGGGGACTCTCGGTGATCCGCTCGGCAGGCGGCGCAGACGCCCGGGTGACGAAAAACGGGATGACCCGCGCGCCGGTCTTTCGGGTCGACGGCGTCGCCGAGGCCGCCGAGGTCGTCGAGTGGGTCGACGACAACACCGACGCCCTGCGCGAGGCCGCCGAGTCCACGACCAGCCACGGCGAACTGATCGACGTCGAACCCTACGTCGTCGGGGACTCGGTCTACCTGCGCTTTGCCTACGACACCAAGGACGCGATGGGGATGAACATGGCCACGATCGCCACCGGCGAGGCCTGCGAGGTCGTCGAGAACGAGACGCCGGCCGACCTCGTCGCCCTGTCCGGGAACCTCTGCTCGGACAAGAAACCCGCCGCCGTCAACGCCGTCGAGGGCCGGGGCCGCTCGGTCACCGCGGACGTCGTGATCCCCGGCGAACTCGTCGAGGAGCGCCTGCACACGACCGCCGAGGCCATCGTCGAGGCCAACACCCGCAAGAATCTCACGGGAAGCGCCAAGGCCGGCAGCCTCGGCTTCAACGCCCACGCCGCGAACGTCGTCGCTGCGGCATTCCTCGCGACCGGGCAGGACGAGGCCCAGGTCGTCGAGGGCGCGAACGCGATCACGACGATGGACACGCGCGGATCTGAAGACGGCGGCCCCGCGGACCTCTACGCCAGCGTCTCGCTGGCTTCCCTCGAGGTCGGCACCGTCGGCGGCGGCACGAAGCTCCCGACTCAGGCCGAGGCGCTCGACATCCTCGGCCTGCGAGGCGGCGGCGACCCGCCGGGCTCGAACGCCGACGCGCTGGCCGAAATCATCGCCGTCGGCGCGCTCGCCGGCGAACTCTCGCTGCTCGCGGCGCTCTCGTCGCGACATCTGGCGAGCGCCCACGAGGATCTCGGTCGGTAG
- a CDS encoding glutaredoxin family protein, translating to MVTLYQLDGCPYCEAVADRLEELDIDYESVWVDAPHSERDEVKRVSGQRQVPVIVDEEYGVTMAESERILDFLETSYA from the coding sequence ATGGTAACGCTGTACCAGCTCGACGGCTGTCCGTACTGCGAGGCCGTCGCCGACCGACTCGAGGAACTCGACATCGACTACGAGAGCGTCTGGGTCGACGCGCCCCACTCCGAGCGCGACGAGGTCAAGCGCGTTTCCGGGCAGCGCCAGGTCCCCGTCATCGTCGACGAGGAGTACGGCGTGACGATGGCCGAATCCGAGCGGATCCTCGACTTCCTCGAGACGAGCTACGCCTGA
- a CDS encoding DUF7835 family putative zinc beta-ribbon protein, with amino-acid sequence MATTDDSFNGMTEHCDDCDLDTLHEVSVQIRTESLKEENSQFSREPYRVSECQRCGNRTSQRMNNA; translated from the coding sequence ATGGCAACGACAGATGACTCATTCAATGGGATGACCGAACACTGTGACGACTGCGACCTGGATACGTTACACGAGGTGTCGGTCCAGATTCGAACCGAGAGCCTCAAAGAGGAGAACTCGCAGTTCTCCCGCGAGCCCTACCGCGTCAGCGAGTGCCAGCGCTGTGGCAATCGCACGAGTCAGCGGATGAACAACGCGTAA